The Watersipora subatra chromosome 1, tzWatSuba1.1, whole genome shotgun sequence genome has a window encoding:
- the LOC137391694 gene encoding alpha-2C adrenergic receptor-like: MLLGIFIMPISLHLQILGHWALKTVLCKVWLAMDVFLCTASTLSLVVISVDRYWSVTNALEYPQLRTAKKVNIGIVGIWLTSALVSLPPLAGWQAEPLLEHDAKPQCNLSDELGYIIYSLTISFYIPLIIIFIAYGRIFQVARRRGKQHIKLGTIQNTGATGEGKETHMTAMDARPSTDSNNLTENSVTDPATCSEQSLMNHNIRETSQESATHCDENEHTTRKLTFFASRFMHRSSKINSKDIRQVESMLRDQQQAKKLRNQRARERRATITIAVIVLAFAVCWLPFSLVYLTDRICNCGMRETKAFAVIFWLGYCNSAVNPVLYSIFNRDFRHAFMRLLCKQKKGW, from the exons ATGCTGTTGGGAATATTCATCATGCCCATTTCGCTACACCTTCAGATTCTCGGCCACTGGGCATTGAAAACCGTTCTGTGCAAGGTCTGGCTTGCCATGGATGTATTTCTCTGTACAGCCTCTACTCTCAGCCTTGTAGTTATCAGTGTGGACAGGTACTGGAGTGTAACCAATGCCCTCGAGTATCCCCAACTACGCACCgccaaaaaagtaaatattggCATTGTGGGTATATGGCTGACGTCAGCGCTAGTGTCATTACCTCCACTAGCTGGCTGGCAGGCCGAGCCTCTCTTAGAACATGATGCTAAGCCACAGTGCAACCTGAGCGATGAACTCGGCTACATTATCTACTCTCTTACAATATCTTTCTACATTCCTCTTATCATCATATTCATAGCTTATGGCCGAATCTTCCAAGTCGCTAGAAG GAGAGGTAAGCAACACATCAAACTGGGTACTATCCAGAATACTGGTGCAACTGGAGAAGGTAAGGAAACTCATATGACAGCTATGGATGCAAGGCCATCGACTGATTCAAACAATCTGACAGAAAACAGTGTTACTGACCCTGCAACTTGCAGCGAGCAATCTCTGATGAACCACAACATAAGAGAGACAAGCCAGGAAAGTGCTACCCATTGCGATGAGAATGAGCACACTACCAGAAAGCTAACATTCTTCGCCTCTCGATTCATGCACCGATCATCAAAGATCAACTCTAAAGATATTCGGCAAGTCGAATCGATGCTGAGAGACCAACAACAGGCTAAGAAACTGCGGAATCAGCGAGCGAGGGAGCGACGAGCCACTATCACCATAGCCGTCATCGTACTCGCCTTTGCCGTTTGCTGGCTGCCCTTTTCATTGGTTTACCTCACTGACAGAATCTGTAATTGCGGAATGAGAGAAACAAAAGCATTCGCAGTGATATTTTGGTTAGGTTACTGCAACTCAGCTGTGAATCCTGTACTTTA